A DNA window from Entelurus aequoreus isolate RoL-2023_Sb linkage group LG24, RoL_Eaeq_v1.1, whole genome shotgun sequence contains the following coding sequences:
- the znf319b gene encoding zinc finger protein 319, protein MDWATPAAKLNPYARARVTEAWQQHAVSQTQVVHTIPPAAENCTVYGIVLQQESTPLHQQQQQQQTQLGQQDQQHTQHVQQHSAQDQQDGNEGVRKCEACGHDISHLANPHEHQCMVSQERSFQCTQCLKIFHQATDLLEHQCVQVEQKPFVCGLCKMGFSLLTSLAHHHSSHNSKHPMKCSICEKTYRPGSSGSMTSSSSSNNAQQPSSDRVSTSSHSSILPFPSARDRPYKCSICQKGFKHLSELTRHERVHTGEKPFKCDTCDKAFSQSSHLQHHQRTHSNERPFKCAVCEKSFKHRSHLVRHMYVHSGEHLFKCNLCELHFKESSELLHHPCHPQGSRPFRCATCGKGFKRPSDLRQHERTHSEERPFHCDECQMSFKQQYALIRHRRTHNDPGDRPFKCNLCDMGFMQPSHLLYHQHIHGMDNLFKCPSCQKEFSQSGELLRHKCGESPNPAPDKPYKCDVCNKGYKKSSTLQRHQNSHCQDKPLKCSLCDRRFLSSSEFVQHRCDPSQEKPLRCPDCEKRFKYSSDLNRHVRVHTGEKPYKCEHCNKCFKQREHMTKHQSTHSRGQFQCVWCGERFSDLGSLQDHTVQHTTDGEDYPVPNCI, encoded by the exons ATGGA CTGGGCCACTCCTGCTGCCAAACTGAACCCATACGCCCGTGCCCGCGTGACAGAGGCCTGGCAGCAGCATGCTGTCTCCCAAACACAGGTGGTCCACACCATCCCTCCGGCGGCTGAGAACTGTACTGTGTATGGAATTGTCCTGCAGCAAGAGTCCACACCCCTTCAccaacaacagcagcagcagcagacccAGCTTGGGCAGCAGGACCAGCAACACACGCAGCACGTTCAGCAGCACTCTGCCCAGGACCAGCAGGATGGGAATGAGGGAGTACGCAAGTGCGAGGCATGTGGGCATGACATCTCCCACCTCGCCAACCCCCATGAGCACCAGTGCATGGTGAGTCAGGAGAGGTCGTTCCAGTGCACCCAGTGCTTGAAGATCTTCCACCAGGCGACAGACTTACTGGAGCACCAGTGTGTTCAAGTGGAACAGAAACCCTTTGTTTGCGGGTTGTGCAAGATGGGCTTCTCTCTGCTCACATCTCTCGCCCATCACCACTCGTCACACAACAGCAAGCATCCGATGAAGTGTTCCATATGCGAGAAGACTTACCGGCCCGGTTCTTCTGGCAGCATGACTTCCAGCTCCTCCTCGAACAATGCCCAGCAGCCCAGCAGCGATAGGGTGTCCACTAGCAGTCACTCGTCCATTCTACCCTTTCCTTCAGCCCGTGACCGCCCTTACAAATGTTCCATATGTCAGAAGGGCTTCAAGCACCTCTCAGAACTGACACGACACGAACGGGTGCACACGGGCGAGAAGCCTTTTAAATGTGACACGTGCGACAAGGCCTTCAGCCAGTCTTCGCACCTGCAGCACCACCAGCGGACACACAGCAACGAGCGCCCTTTCAAGTGTGCGGTCTGCGAGAAAAGCTTTAAGCACCGCTCCCATTTGGTGCGTCATATGTACGTGCACTCCGGCGAGCACTTATTCAAATGCAACTTATGCGAGTTGCACTTCAAAGAATCATCGGAGCTCCTCCATCATCCCTGCCACCCGCAGGGTTCCCGCCCCTTCCGCTGCGCCACTTGCGGAAAGGGCTTCAAGCGACCGTCAGACCTGCGCCAACACGAGCGCACGCACTCAGAGGAGCGTCCTTTTCACTGTGACGAGTGTCAGATGAGCTTTAAACAGCAGTACGCCCTAATCAGGCACCGCCGTACGCACAACGACCCGGGCGACAGGCCGTTTAAATGCAATCTCTGCGACATGGGCTTCATGCAACCGTCACACCTCCTCTACCACCAGCACATCCACGGCATGGACAACCTGTTCAAGTGTCCCTCATGTCAGAAGGAGTTCAGCCAATCAGGAGAGCTGCTCAGGCACAAGTGCGGAGAGTCGCCCAACCCTGCGCCTGACAAGCCGTACAAGTGCGACGTCTGCAACAAGGGCTACAAGAAGAGTTCCACGTTACAGCGGCATCAAAACTCTCATTGCCAAGACAAGCCCCTCAAGTGTTCCCTTTGTGACCGTCGCTTCCTCTCCTCGTCCGAATTCGTCCAGCATCGCTGCGACCCGTCGCAAGAAAAGCCGCTGAGGTGTCCCGACTGCGAGAAGCGGTTCAAATACTCGTCAGACCTCAACCGACACGTACGTGTGCACACGGGCGAGAAGCCGTACAAGTGCGAGCATTGCAACAAGTGCTTCAAACAGCGCGAACACATGACCAAACACCAGAGCACGCACTCCAGAGGACAGTTTCAGTGCGTGTGGTGTGGCGAGCGCTTCAGTGACCTTGGCTCCTTACAGGACCACACAGTACAGCACACCACTGATGGAGAGGACTACCCTGTGCCCAACTGCATCTAA